From Polaribacter butkevichii, a single genomic window includes:
- a CDS encoding AAA family ATPase: protein MIQNTQQINFPFSAIVGQDNFKLALILNLVDPLIGGVLAIGDKGTGKTTLIRSLTNLMDTEQKYPFVNLPIGVSEDRLIGSIDLEQLINHKKEVINLGLMAQAHKGILYVDEVNLLQDYLTDILLDAAASGTFYLEREGVSRNFKSRFCLVGSMNPEEGNLRPQLKDRFGLSLQITTPTDAKIRQTIIKQRLSFDDNPAQFASAYIDKDLAISKQITNAKERLSFISINDAIIEYCSELAIQHQVEGLRADILLVKTARAFAAYNNASEITTKDVDRIADFVLNHRSLNKDPNQQNQSQNENKNEQQQESSSEPNSSSKEENIAFLNPKNTFQKQKEVTTNTLQHETNSVYSSEGNLTVTDTKKTVSQYLATDKFDLKTKRKSNILKQHHIFLIDSSGSMLKDQIIAYAKGTVNTIAEDSKNQSTQFSIVSLFDGEAQLILNQTGILKDIEIALTELKTGGKTNLTAGFKQVKGICSSVDFNHSLHIITDGKLNAESNLDDTVLAFQTYCKGIQKTQVIDAEKGMVKIGEAKELANRIRANYEILITENI, encoded by the coding sequence ATGATACAAAATACACAACAAATAAATTTTCCTTTTTCGGCAATTGTTGGTCAAGATAATTTTAAGCTAGCCCTTATATTAAATTTAGTAGATCCGCTTATTGGTGGCGTGTTAGCTATTGGTGATAAAGGAACAGGAAAAACCACATTAATACGTTCTTTAACCAACTTAATGGACACAGAACAAAAGTACCCTTTTGTGAATCTTCCTATCGGTGTTTCTGAAGACAGACTTATTGGTAGTATTGATTTAGAACAGCTAATAAACCATAAAAAGGAAGTGATCAACCTTGGGTTAATGGCACAAGCACACAAAGGTATTTTATATGTTGATGAGGTAAATCTTTTACAAGATTACCTTACAGATATATTATTAGATGCCGCTGCTTCGGGTACTTTTTATTTAGAAAGAGAAGGCGTATCTCGTAATTTTAAAAGTCGATTTTGCTTAGTCGGTTCTATGAATCCTGAAGAAGGGAATTTAAGACCTCAACTAAAAGACCGTTTCGGATTAAGTTTACAAATAACAACACCTACGGATGCTAAAATTCGTCAGACAATTATAAAACAGCGTTTATCTTTTGATGATAATCCTGCTCAGTTTGCTTCTGCATATATAGATAAAGACCTTGCTATTTCTAAGCAAATTACAAATGCCAAAGAAAGATTATCGTTTATCTCTATAAATGATGCTATTATTGAATATTGTAGCGAACTAGCCATTCAGCATCAGGTAGAAGGTTTGCGTGCAGATATTTTATTAGTAAAAACTGCTAGAGCTTTTGCAGCTTATAATAATGCATCAGAAATTACCACAAAAGATGTAGATCGTATTGCCGATTTTGTTTTAAACCATCGTAGTTTAAATAAAGACCCAAATCAGCAAAATCAATCTCAAAACGAAAACAAAAACGAGCAACAACAAGAATCTTCTTCAGAACCTAATAGTTCTTCAAAAGAAGAAAATATTGCTTTTTTAAATCCGAAGAATACCTTTCAGAAACAAAAAGAGGTAACAACAAATACGTTACAGCACGAAACGAATTCAGTTTATAGTTCTGAAGGGAATCTTACTGTTACTGATACTAAAAAAACTGTAAGTCAATATTTAGCAACAGATAAGTTTGATTTAAAAACCAAACGAAAATCGAATATTTTAAAACAGCATCATATCTTTTTAATAGACTCTAGTGGTTCTATGTTAAAAGACCAAATTATAGCCTACGCTAAAGGAACGGTAAACACCATCGCAGAAGACTCAAAAAACCAAAGCACGCAATTTTCTATTGTTTCTTTATTTGACGGAGAAGCACAATTGATTTTAAATCAAACAGGAATATTAAAAGATATTGAAATCGCTTTAACAGAACTTAAAACTGGTGGAAAAACGAATTTAACTGCTGGTTTTAAACAAGTAAAAGGTATTTGTAGTTCTGTTGATTTTAATCACAGTCTACATATAATTACGGATGGAAAATTAAATGCAGAAAGCAATTTAGATGATACGGTTTTGGCTTTTCAAACCTATTGCAAAGGAATACAAAAAACGCAGGTTATTGATGCAGAAAAAGGGATGGTAAAAATTGGAGAAGCAAAAGAACTAGCCAATCGTATTCGTGCCAATTATGAAATTTTAATTACAGAAAATATTTAA
- the cbiD gene encoding cobalt-precorrin-5B (C(1))-methyltransferase CbiD: MGLREVPKGPLRDGFTTGTSATAAAKSALMAIIHQKEIAAVKVHLPIDKILEIPVHHCEFTENTAKCSVIKDAGDDPDVTNGAEIGCILELTQQKGIQFIAGEGVGTVTLKGLELAIGEPAINPVPRKMISSAIQKLLHNYDLECGVSVTIYVTDGRKLAKRTLNERVGIMNGISILGTSGIVKPYSSSSYIASIEQGIDVAVANKNSELVINSGARSEKFLSNKFNHLPEYAFIHYGNWIGETLVKINSSPIDKVSIGIMLGKAVKLAGGVTDTHSCVSSWNKDFVVQIAKEVGFYEADKIRALNMAGRLIELFDFEQNSPFFQLLLDHCYQHTHTKINKVNLDIYLIHKNGTLIKYIKK, from the coding sequence ATGGGGTTAAGAGAAGTACCAAAAGGCCCTTTAAGAGATGGCTTTACAACCGGCACCTCAGCAACTGCAGCAGCAAAATCTGCGTTGATGGCTATTATTCATCAAAAGGAAATAGCAGCTGTAAAAGTGCATTTGCCTATTGATAAAATATTGGAAATTCCTGTACATCATTGCGAGTTTACAGAAAACACCGCAAAATGTTCCGTAATTAAAGATGCTGGTGATGATCCTGATGTAACAAATGGAGCAGAAATAGGATGTATTTTAGAATTAACACAACAAAAAGGAATTCAATTTATTGCTGGAGAAGGCGTTGGTACAGTAACTCTTAAAGGTTTAGAATTGGCCATTGGAGAACCTGCAATTAATCCTGTGCCTAGAAAAATGATTAGCAGTGCTATTCAAAAATTATTGCACAATTACGATTTAGAATGTGGTGTTTCTGTAACTATTTATGTTACTGATGGAAGAAAATTAGCAAAACGGACACTTAATGAACGCGTTGGAATTATGAACGGAATTTCCATTTTAGGAACTTCAGGAATTGTAAAACCATATTCTTCATCTTCATATATCGCAAGCATAGAACAAGGTATTGATGTTGCAGTAGCAAATAAAAACTCTGAGTTAGTTATCAATTCTGGAGCAAGAAGTGAAAAATTCTTATCAAATAAATTTAATCATTTACCAGAATACGCATTTATCCATTATGGTAATTGGATTGGAGAAACACTTGTAAAAATTAACTCCTCTCCTATTGATAAAGTCAGTATAGGAATTATGTTAGGAAAGGCTGTAAAATTAGCCGGTGGAGTTACAGATACGCATAGTTGTGTTTCTAGTTGGAATAAAGATTTTGTTGTACAAATTGCTAAAGAAGTTGGCTTTTATGAAGCTGATAAAATACGAGCATTAAATATGGCTGGTCGATTGATTGAGTTATTTGATTTTGAACAGAATTCGCCTTTTTTCCAATTGTTATTAGATCATTGTTACCAACATACGCATACAAAAATAAATAAAGTAAATCTTGATATTTACCTTATTCATAAAAATGGAACACTTATAAAATATATTAAAAAATGA
- a CDS encoding precorrin-6A/cobalt-precorrin-6A reductase — MILVFGGTTEGNKVAKLLQGKTMPFVYSTKTNIPFKENKIASYRNGALNNIQLKEYLLKNKIHTIINASHPFAEILHNTIAEVAEELQIPVIRFGRKLLSKTIHPSVIYVDSYENALEQFEEKSTLLALTGVQSIKRLKPWWKNNLSYFRILDRSESLAIARESNFPEEQLILGLPSSNLEKEIEIIQQKKTTLILTKETGNSGFLNTKIEAALKTDSKIIIITQPKTPAYFKQVFNETELHHLLIKIQPLELLTKNSGLWG; from the coding sequence ATGATATTGGTATTTGGAGGAACAACGGAAGGAAATAAAGTAGCAAAATTACTACAAGGAAAAACGATGCCTTTTGTGTATTCAACAAAAACCAATATCCCTTTTAAAGAAAATAAGATAGCTAGTTATAGAAACGGAGCTTTAAATAATATTCAATTAAAAGAATATTTGTTAAAAAATAAAATTCATACAATTATTAATGCTTCTCACCCTTTTGCTGAAATATTACATAATACCATTGCAGAAGTGGCAGAAGAATTACAAATACCAGTAATAAGATTTGGTCGAAAATTACTTTCAAAAACCATCCATCCATCAGTAATTTATGTCGATTCTTATGAGAATGCTTTAGAACAATTTGAAGAAAAATCAACTTTATTAGCACTTACAGGAGTCCAATCCATAAAAAGACTAAAACCTTGGTGGAAAAACAATCTTTCCTATTTTAGAATACTCGACAGGTCTGAATCATTAGCAATTGCAAGAGAAAGTAATTTTCCTGAAGAACAATTGATTTTAGGTTTACCATCATCTAATTTAGAAAAGGAAATTGAAATTATACAACAGAAAAAAACAACTCTAATTTTAACTAAGGAAACTGGAAATAGTGGTTTTTTAAATACCAAAATTGAAGCTGCTTTAAAAACCGATTCGAAAATAATCATTATTACTCAACCCAAAACTCCTGCTTATTTTAAACAAGTATTTAACGAAACTGAATTACATCATTTGTTAATCAAAATCCAACCTTTGGAATTATTGACTAAAAATTCAGGTTTATGGGGTTAA